In the Pseudomonas sp. DTU_2021_1001937_2_SI_NGA_ILE_001 genome, one interval contains:
- the nuoL gene encoding NADH-quinone oxidoreductase subunit L, with the protein MNLLFLTFVFPLIGFLLLSFSRGRLSENLSALIGVGSVGLSALVTAWIIWQFNTTIPEGGHYTQVLWRWMDVDGFSPNFALYLDGLSVTMLGVVVGVGFLIHLFASWYMRGEEGYSRFFSYTNLFIASMLFLILGDNLLFIYFGWEGVGLCSYLLIGFYYSHRKNGDAALKAFIVTRIGDVFMAIGLFILFQQLGTLNIQELLVRAPEHFKAGDFWIVLATLMLLGGAVGKSAQLPLQTWLADAMAGPTPVSALIHAATMVTAGVYLIARTHGLFALAPDILHLVGIVGGVTLVLAGFAALVQTDIKRILAYSTMSQIGYMFLALGVGAWEGAIFHLMTHAFFKALLFLASGAVIVACHHEQNIFKMGGLWKKLPLAYASFIVGGAALAALPLLTAGFYSKDEILWEAFASGHTGLLYAGLVGAFMTSIYTFRLIFIAFHGEAKTEAHAGHGISHWLPLSVLIVLSTFVGAWITPPLAGVLPQSVGHAGGEAKHSLEIASGAIAIAGIVLAALLFLGKRTLATAIANSGIGRLLSAWWFAAWGFDWIYDMLFVKPYLAISRLLRSDPFDRIIGVIPRLVKGGHVSMSRTETGQLRWYAASIAFGAILVLGGILVAV; encoded by the coding sequence ATGAACCTTCTCTTTCTGACTTTCGTATTCCCCCTGATCGGTTTCCTGCTGCTGTCGTTCTCTCGTGGACGCCTCTCGGAAAACCTTTCTGCGCTGATCGGCGTCGGCTCGGTGGGCCTGTCGGCCCTCGTGACCGCCTGGATCATCTGGCAGTTCAACACCACCATCCCAGAAGGCGGCCACTACACCCAGGTGCTGTGGCGCTGGATGGACGTGGACGGCTTCAGCCCCAACTTCGCCCTGTACCTGGATGGCCTGTCGGTCACCATGCTGGGCGTGGTGGTCGGCGTTGGCTTCCTGATCCACCTGTTCGCCTCGTGGTACATGCGCGGTGAAGAGGGCTATTCGCGCTTCTTCTCCTACACCAACCTGTTCATCGCCAGCATGCTGTTCCTGATTCTCGGGGACAACCTGCTGTTCATCTACTTCGGTTGGGAAGGCGTGGGCCTGTGCAGCTATCTGCTGATCGGCTTCTACTACAGCCACCGCAAGAACGGCGATGCCGCCCTCAAGGCGTTCATCGTCACCCGTATCGGTGACGTGTTCATGGCCATCGGCCTGTTCATCCTGTTCCAGCAGCTCGGCACCCTGAATATCCAGGAACTGCTGGTGCGTGCCCCAGAGCACTTCAAGGCCGGCGACTTCTGGATCGTCCTGGCCACCCTGATGCTGCTCGGCGGTGCGGTGGGCAAGTCGGCGCAGCTGCCGCTGCAGACCTGGCTGGCGGACGCGATGGCCGGCCCGACCCCGGTGTCGGCGCTGATCCACGCGGCTACCATGGTGACCGCAGGCGTTTACCTGATCGCCCGTACCCACGGCCTGTTCGCCCTGGCGCCGGACATTCTGCACCTGGTCGGCATCGTCGGCGGCGTGACCCTGGTACTGGCTGGCTTCGCCGCGCTGGTGCAGACCGACATCAAGCGCATCCTCGCCTACTCGACCATGAGCCAGATCGGCTACATGTTCCTGGCTCTGGGCGTCGGCGCCTGGGAAGGCGCGATCTTCCACCTGATGACCCACGCGTTCTTCAAGGCCCTGCTGTTCCTTGCCTCGGGTGCGGTGATCGTCGCCTGCCACCACGAGCAGAACATCTTCAAGATGGGCGGCCTGTGGAAGAAACTGCCACTGGCCTACGCCAGCTTCATCGTCGGTGGTGCCGCCCTGGCCGCCCTGCCGCTGTTGACCGCCGGCTTCTACTCCAAGGACGAGATCCTCTGGGAAGCCTTCGCCAGCGGCCACACCGGCCTGCTGTACGCGGGTCTGGTGGGTGCGTTCATGACTTCGATCTACACCTTCCGCCTGATCTTCATCGCCTTCCATGGCGAGGCCAAGACCGAAGCGCATGCGGGCCATGGCATTTCCCACTGGCTGCCGCTGTCGGTGCTGATCGTGCTGTCGACCTTCGTCGGCGCCTGGATCACTCCGCCACTGGCCGGTGTCCTGCCACAGAGCGTCGGCCATGCCGGTGGCGAAGCCAAGCACAGCCTGGAAATCGCCTCGGGCGCCATCGCCATCGCTGGTATCGTCCTGGCAGCGCTGCTGTTCCTGGGCAAACGCACCCTGGCCACTGCCATCGCCAACAGCGGCATCGGCCGCCTGCTCTCGGCCTGGTGGTTCGCCGCGTGGGGCTTCGACTGGATCTACGACATGCTGTTCGTCAAGCCTTACCTGGCGATCAGCCGTCTGCTGCGCAGCGATCCGTTCGACCGCATCATTGGTGTGATCCCACGTCTGGTCAAAGGGGGTCATGTCTCCATGAGCCGCACCGAGACCGGCCAGCTTCGTTGGTATGCAGCCTCGATCGCCTTCGGAGCCATTCTGGTCCTGGGCGGCATCCTGGTTGCGGTCTGA